A single genomic interval of Noviherbaspirillum cavernae harbors:
- a CDS encoding sugar phosphate nucleotidyltransferase → MPKPMIPILGKPVMAYIVEHLAKHGVRDIMVNVSYLHERIEDYFGEGSRFGVNIGYSFEGHVDDDGEVVPEALGSAGGMKRIQEFGNFFDETTIVVCGDALIDLDLDAALREHKRKGALASVVTKEVPWDKVSDYGVVVMGDDGRVQRFQEKPRQEDAKSNFASTGIYIFEPAAIDLIPSGRIFDIGSELFPLMAERGLPFYAQTRPFNWLDIGSVTDYWSVLQNMLMGEVAQMEVPGTQAKEGVWVGLNTRIDWEGTTIEGPVYIGSGSHIEAGSKIVGPAWIGHGSHICAGAEITRSILFEYTRVLRNARLDETIVCKNYFVNRAGEMRRLAEADDAGLIDARDRRHERRDKEGRQTA, encoded by the coding sequence CTGCCCAAGCCCATGATCCCCATCCTCGGCAAGCCTGTGATGGCATATATCGTCGAGCACCTTGCGAAACACGGCGTGCGCGACATCATGGTCAATGTCAGTTACCTGCACGAGCGGATCGAGGACTATTTCGGAGAGGGCAGCCGGTTCGGCGTCAATATCGGTTACTCATTCGAAGGACATGTCGATGACGATGGCGAAGTGGTGCCAGAGGCGCTCGGTTCCGCCGGAGGCATGAAACGGATACAGGAATTCGGCAATTTCTTTGACGAGACGACCATCGTAGTGTGCGGCGATGCGCTGATCGATCTCGATCTCGATGCCGCTCTGCGGGAGCACAAGCGCAAGGGCGCATTGGCAAGCGTCGTCACGAAGGAGGTGCCGTGGGACAAGGTGTCCGATTACGGCGTCGTGGTGATGGGCGATGACGGTCGCGTACAACGCTTTCAGGAAAAACCGAGGCAAGAGGATGCCAAATCGAATTTCGCCAGCACCGGCATCTATATCTTCGAGCCGGCGGCAATCGATCTGATCCCCTCAGGACGGATATTCGACATCGGTTCGGAGCTGTTTCCGCTGATGGCCGAAAGAGGCTTGCCCTTCTATGCGCAAACGCGCCCCTTCAACTGGCTCGATATCGGTAGTGTGACCGACTACTGGAGCGTGTTGCAGAACATGCTGATGGGCGAAGTCGCGCAAATGGAAGTGCCGGGAACGCAGGCAAAGGAGGGTGTATGGGTCGGGCTGAACACGCGCATCGACTGGGAGGGAACGACGATCGAGGGGCCGGTGTACATCGGATCCGGCAGCCACATCGAGGCCGGCAGCAAAATCGTCGGACCCGCCTGGATCGGTCATGGCAGCCATATCTGTGCGGGAGCGGAGATAACGCGAAGCATCCTCTTCGAGTACACGCGCGTGCTGCGCAATGCCCGGCTCGATGAAACGATCGTCTGCAAGAATTATTTCGTGAATCGAGCGGGCGAAATGCGCCGTCTTGCCGAGGCTGACGATGCCGGGCTCATCGACGCGCGTGATCGGCGACATGAACGACGCGACAAGGAGGGCCGCCAGACGGCATAG
- a CDS encoding hemolysin family protein, with amino-acid sequence MVDILIILGLILINGIFAMSEIAVVSAKRIRLQKLSENGSRGAKAAIELAESPSRFLSTIQVGITVIGIFNGAFGEASLVAKLAPQMETLPVIGDYAREVALAVVVLGITFASLIFGELVPKRIAMQYPESIASLIAAPMQWLSRMMGPFVRILTYATDFVLKLLGLESKKEDTVTEDDITGLLREGTDAGLFEKTEHDIVSRALRLDDQPVVALMTPRMDVHFINLDDPLDVNLLKIADSSYNRFPVYAGDVSHVIGVVHAGSLFEQMIRGQQVNIASAIRPPLFVPETISAMQLLETLKKNRAELALIIDEYGEIEGIVTLSDVLGALVGDVAVIDEHHEEDAVQREDGSWLIDAGISLDRFRELLDTNVRFPEEATGSYHTLAGFVMATLGHIPVVAEYFEWEGYRIEVVDMDRNRIDRLLIHRAESDAEATGKEQAN; translated from the coding sequence ATGGTAGACATATTAATAATTCTCGGGTTGATTCTCATTAATGGCATTTTTGCCATGTCCGAAATCGCTGTCGTTTCAGCCAAACGGATTCGGCTGCAAAAGTTATCCGAAAACGGCAGCCGCGGCGCCAAGGCCGCAATCGAGCTTGCAGAAAGCCCGAGCCGATTTCTCTCCACAATCCAGGTCGGCATCACAGTCATCGGCATTTTCAACGGTGCATTCGGTGAGGCATCGCTGGTCGCCAAGCTGGCCCCGCAAATGGAAACCCTGCCCGTGATCGGTGACTACGCGCGCGAAGTCGCGCTGGCTGTGGTCGTGCTCGGCATCACCTTCGCTTCCCTGATATTCGGTGAACTGGTCCCCAAGCGCATCGCGATGCAGTATCCCGAATCGATCGCGTCCCTGATTGCCGCGCCGATGCAATGGCTGTCGCGCATGATGGGCCCCTTCGTCAGGATCCTGACTTACGCCACCGACTTCGTGCTCAAGTTGCTCGGCCTCGAAAGCAAGAAGGAAGACACCGTCACCGAAGACGACATTACCGGCCTGCTGCGAGAAGGAACGGATGCGGGCCTGTTCGAAAAGACCGAGCATGACATCGTGTCACGCGCCCTGCGCCTGGATGATCAGCCGGTTGTGGCGTTGATGACGCCGCGCATGGACGTGCACTTCATCAACCTGGACGATCCGCTGGACGTCAACCTGCTGAAGATCGCGGACAGCTCCTATAACCGTTTCCCGGTCTATGCCGGTGATGTATCGCATGTTATCGGCGTGGTTCATGCCGGCAGCCTGTTCGAACAGATGATTCGCGGCCAGCAGGTCAATATCGCCAGTGCCATCAGGCCGCCGCTGTTTGTGCCGGAAACAATCAGCGCCATGCAATTGCTGGAAACACTGAAGAAAAACCGCGCCGAACTGGCCCTCATCATCGATGAGTACGGCGAGATTGAAGGCATCGTCACCCTGAGCGATGTCCTCGGCGCGCTGGTGGGCGATGTCGCCGTCATCGACGAGCATCATGAAGAAGATGCGGTACAACGCGAAGACGGATCGTGGCTGATCGACGCCGGCATTTCCCTCGACCGCTTCCGTGAATTGCTTGACACCAATGTACGCTTTCCCGAGGAAGCCACCGGCAGCTACCACACGCTCGCCGGATTCGTGATGGCGACATTGGGTCATATTCCCGTCGTCGCCGAATATTTTGAATGGGAAGGCTATCGCATCGAAGTCGTCGATATGGATCGGAACCGGATCGACCGCCTGCTGATTCATCGTGCGGAATCCGATGCCGAAGCGACGGGAAAAGAGCAAGCCAACTGA
- the fusA gene encoding elongation factor G — protein MSYSTEAIRTIAMLGHTNSGKTALAEALLHGAGMIGNSGSLERGSTVSDYDPLERKYQHSLYSAVLHLDHRDTRVHLIDTPGYPDFMGQAIGALPAVESAAIVINAQTGIEMITTRMMQLAQQRQLCRMIIVNKIDADNIDLPGLVARIQEAFGKECLPINLPAAGGTKVVDCFFNPGGESDFSSVEAAHRALVDQVVEVDPELMALYLEQGEIAPEQLHAPFEQALRENHLVPICFVSARNGIGIQELLDVFVKLMPNPTEGNPPMFYRDDANAPDGHAEIRALPDPAKHVLAHVFKVTVDPYVGKLGVFRIHQGTVMRDSLLYIGDGRKPFKVAHLFLLQGKEQVEIQQAGPGDICAVAKVEDIEFDAVLHDAAEDDHIHLKPLPFPAPIYGLAIEAKRRGDEQRMWEILQKLTAEDPCLKVEHLIDTNQTVLLGLGELHLRCAIERMTEMYKMDIGTHPPKIAYRETIAGKAEGHYRHKKQTGGAGQFGEVFLRIEALPRGEGFEFIDAVKGGAIPYQFIPAVEKGVRQVLEAGPLAGFPMQDVRVTVYDGKSHPVDSKEIAFSTAGRKAFIDAIMKARPIVLEPIVNIEVVTPEESMGDIIGDLSGKRGQVSGMNTVQDANVVIAGQVPLSELNGYQSRLHSATGGRGSYTLEFSHYDLVPPAVQQRMVSQHKVAPDD, from the coding sequence ATGTCCTACAGTACCGAAGCCATCCGTACCATTGCCATGCTGGGACATACCAACAGCGGCAAGACGGCGCTTGCCGAGGCGCTCCTGCATGGCGCGGGAATGATTGGCAACTCCGGCAGTCTCGAACGCGGCTCGACCGTTTCCGACTACGATCCGCTGGAACGAAAATATCAGCACTCTCTCTACTCCGCCGTCCTCCATCTCGACCACCGCGACACGCGGGTTCACCTGATCGACACGCCCGGCTATCCCGACTTCATGGGCCAGGCGATCGGTGCCTTGCCAGCCGTGGAGAGCGCGGCCATCGTGATCAATGCGCAGACCGGCATCGAGATGATCACCACGCGCATGATGCAGCTTGCACAGCAACGTCAGTTGTGCCGCATGATCATCGTGAACAAGATCGATGCGGACAACATCGACCTGCCGGGACTTGTCGCACGCATTCAGGAAGCCTTCGGCAAGGAATGCCTGCCGATCAACCTGCCGGCGGCAGGCGGCACGAAGGTCGTCGATTGCTTTTTCAATCCGGGCGGAGAATCGGATTTTTCCTCGGTCGAGGCGGCACATCGCGCACTGGTCGATCAGGTGGTGGAAGTGGATCCCGAACTAATGGCGCTGTATTTGGAACAGGGAGAAATCGCGCCGGAGCAGTTGCACGCACCGTTTGAACAAGCCTTGCGCGAAAACCATTTGGTGCCGATCTGCTTTGTATCGGCTCGCAATGGCATCGGCATCCAGGAATTGCTCGATGTGTTCGTCAAGCTGATGCCGAATCCGACGGAAGGCAATCCGCCTATGTTCTACCGCGATGACGCTAATGCTCCAGACGGCCACGCCGAAATCCGCGCGCTGCCCGATCCGGCGAAGCACGTATTGGCGCACGTGTTCAAGGTGACGGTGGACCCATATGTCGGGAAACTGGGTGTATTCCGCATTCATCAAGGCACGGTCATGCGTGACAGCCTGCTGTACATCGGCGATGGCCGAAAACCATTCAAGGTCGCGCATCTCTTTCTGCTGCAAGGCAAGGAACAGGTTGAAATCCAGCAAGCCGGTCCGGGCGACATCTGCGCGGTGGCAAAAGTGGAAGATATCGAATTCGATGCGGTGCTGCATGATGCGGCCGAGGACGACCATATCCATCTGAAGCCGCTGCCCTTCCCCGCGCCGATCTACGGTCTCGCGATCGAAGCCAAACGGCGCGGCGACGAACAGCGCATGTGGGAAATCCTGCAAAAGCTGACTGCCGAAGATCCCTGCCTCAAGGTCGAGCATCTGATCGACACCAACCAGACCGTCCTGCTCGGACTCGGCGAATTGCACCTGCGCTGCGCCATCGAGCGCATGACCGAGATGTACAAGATGGATATCGGCACCCATCCGCCGAAGATCGCCTATCGCGAAACCATCGCGGGCAAGGCGGAAGGCCACTATCGGCACAAGAAGCAGACCGGCGGCGCGGGCCAGTTCGGTGAAGTGTTCCTGCGCATCGAGGCATTGCCGCGCGGTGAAGGCTTCGAATTCATCGACGCAGTGAAAGGCGGCGCAATCCCCTACCAGTTCATTCCTGCAGTGGAAAAAGGCGTACGTCAGGTGCTGGAAGCCGGACCGCTGGCGGGCTTCCCGATGCAGGACGTGCGCGTCACCGTCTACGACGGCAAGAGCCATCCGGTCGATTCCAAGGAAATTGCGTTCTCGACCGCAGGTCGCAAGGCCTTCATCGACGCCATCATGAAGGCGCGCCCGATCGTGCTGGAGCCGATCGTCAACATCGAGGTTGTGACGCCGGAAGAAAGCATGGGGGACATCATCGGTGATCTGTCCGGCAAGCGCGGCCAGGTCAGCGGCATGAACACGGTGCAGGACGCCAACGTCGTCATCGCCGGCCAGGTGCCGCTATCGGAATTGAACGGCTATCAATCGCGCCTGCATTCGGCCACCGGCGGCCGGGGAAGTTACACGCTGGAATTCAGTCACTACGATCTGGTACCGCCCGCTGTGCAGCAGCGCATGGTCAGCCAACACAAGGTTGCGCCGGACGATTAG
- a CDS encoding glycine betaine ABC transporter substrate-binding protein: MTLNRIPLFITSLGCALLALIVMPDFGSAQAADTLRVGSKRFTESYILGEIVAQAATPHANAVHKQGLGNTAIVFEALKAGSIDVYPEYTGTIAREILKHSEPLSIDDLKRKLAGIGLGVAVPLGFNNTYALAMRAADGERQSIRTLGDLAHHPSLRLGLSHEFIGRLDGWPGLAQRYALAQKPLALDHGLAYEALTSGQVDIIDIYSTDAKINKLGLRVLTDDLNYFPRYDAVLLYRLDVETRFPQAWQALQQLQGRISANDMIAMNAAAELDGQSFTAIAHAFLTRGESRAAKRSGLRDKLHDGDMWRLTRQHVWLVLLSVSLAVLAGVPMGIVAAFAPKARHIVMAVVGVLQTVPSLALLAMLIPVLGMIGTVPAMLALFLYALLPVVRNTCTGLEQVPQGLRLAALALGLERKDRLLHIDLPLALPVILAGVKTAAVMSVGTATIAAFIGAGGYGERIAIGLALNDNDMLLAGAIPAAALALATQFVFELGERIYLRRRTR, from the coding sequence ATGACACTCAACCGGATTCCGCTCTTCATCACCTCACTGGGCTGTGCGCTCCTGGCATTGATCGTCATGCCGGATTTCGGCAGCGCACAGGCAGCCGATACCTTGCGGGTAGGGTCGAAGCGCTTCACGGAGTCCTATATCCTGGGCGAGATCGTGGCACAGGCAGCAACGCCGCATGCGAACGCAGTGCACAAGCAGGGTTTGGGCAATACCGCCATCGTCTTCGAAGCGCTCAAGGCCGGCAGCATCGATGTGTATCCCGAATACACGGGAACAATCGCGCGCGAAATACTGAAGCACTCCGAACCGCTGTCAATCGACGATCTCAAGCGGAAACTGGCCGGTATCGGGCTCGGCGTTGCCGTGCCGCTCGGCTTCAATAACACCTACGCGCTCGCCATGCGCGCCGCCGATGGCGAGCGGCAATCGATCCGCACGCTCGGCGACCTTGCACATCATCCTTCGCTGCGACTCGGTCTGTCGCACGAATTCATCGGTCGCCTCGACGGCTGGCCGGGACTGGCGCAGCGCTATGCGCTCGCACAGAAGCCGCTCGCATTGGATCATGGTCTTGCCTACGAGGCACTGACCAGCGGCCAGGTGGACATCATCGACATCTATTCAACGGACGCGAAGATCAACAAACTCGGTTTGCGTGTGCTGACGGACGATTTGAATTATTTCCCTCGCTACGATGCCGTGCTTCTGTATCGCCTCGATGTCGAGACCCGCTTTCCGCAGGCATGGCAGGCATTGCAGCAATTGCAGGGACGCATCTCGGCAAACGACATGATTGCAATGAACGCCGCTGCGGAGCTTGATGGCCAGAGCTTTACTGCAATTGCGCATGCATTCCTGACGCGCGGCGAATCGAGGGCAGCGAAACGATCCGGACTGCGTGACAAGCTGCATGACGGCGATATGTGGAGATTGACGCGGCAGCACGTCTGGCTCGTGCTGCTGTCGGTATCGCTAGCCGTGCTGGCCGGCGTCCCGATGGGAATCGTCGCTGCATTTGCGCCGAAGGCAAGGCATATCGTGATGGCGGTTGTCGGCGTGCTGCAGACCGTTCCTTCGCTCGCGCTACTGGCGATGCTGATCCCCGTTCTCGGAATGATCGGCACGGTTCCCGCGATGCTTGCACTGTTTCTATACGCCTTGCTGCCGGTGGTGCGCAATACCTGCACCGGACTTGAGCAGGTGCCGCAGGGATTGCGACTGGCCGCGCTGGCACTCGGGCTCGAGCGGAAAGACCGGCTGCTGCATATCGACCTTCCATTGGCATTGCCTGTCATCCTGGCGGGCGTAAAGACCGCCGCCGTGATGAGCGTCGGCACCGCCACCATCGCCGCCTTCATCGGTGCCGGCGGCTATGGCGAACGCATCGCCATAGGGCTGGCGCTGAACGACAACGACATGCTGCTGGCCGGTGCGATTCCCGCCGCCGCACTGGCGCTCGCAACGCAATTCGTGTTTGAGCTCGGCGAGCGCATTTACCTGCGCCGCCGCACGCGATGA
- a CDS encoding bifunctional diguanylate cyclase/phosphodiesterase produces MLSVFLAGVLWALTLSKLSRDRAALTDNAIRQASSLSKTYAEQLTRSLEQIDQVTLHLKHYWRVTHGLVNLEKQMQEGLFPVSAHLYVTIVDRNGWVATSTLDSSGSQNISGRDYFQFHKSGLAGGLLISEPALGRRYGKTVIRFSRRLDTADGSFDGIVLVAVEPIYLASFTDESGLGKSDFLSVGRSDGSFLASKMGAGIRSMENVFRTPPVFGSDKDVVAMKRENFIDDQARIVAWQKLKNYPLVSTVGISEEGIQASYKERAKYYWSLAIAGSVLLLLLAASGIVVTTRLAWRKRQTEKIERTYRLATDGAREGFYIVRTLYDEEERVVDFLVEDCNERGATYYGMLRTQLIGKKFSEMPFGSYLSEVVRIFSGAMQTGFYEDELKVPAESPLQVAWVHRRLVRSGDGLAVTLRDISDMKAHEEALSRLANMDAVTALPNRHWLMNHLPTAVMRARESGATLAMLFVDLDDFKNINDTMGHAAGDELLRAAAARLRSVIRPQDNVVRLGGDEFTVILERVESSSDAARVAERIISSLDTPFVLADASLHAVKASIGISMFPHDGGDGETLLKHADIAMYAAKANGKGQYEFYRPQLSERLVVRLDREQALRKAIELDEFVLFYQPRVDTFTGELRSLEALVRWMHPERGLVPPQEFIPMAEETGLIVQLGELVIRKACAQLAQWRRQHLPVVPVSINVSPRQFNEGNLSALFSACMSEQDIAPSLIEIEITESCMIGEGNAVNEELSAIEALGIKLLVDDFGTGYSSLSHLQRLDFDILKVDRAFTAQLCNGKEGEAFFMAILSMAHVLGMGVVAEGVETAEQLHVLQALSCNEVQGYFISRPVPASEVPDFFARRYLFHAEHRSPLHAV; encoded by the coding sequence ATGCTCAGTGTTTTTCTCGCAGGCGTGCTGTGGGCCTTGACACTCTCCAAATTGAGCCGCGACAGAGCGGCCCTGACAGACAATGCAATCCGGCAAGCATCGTCATTGTCAAAAACCTATGCCGAACAGTTGACGAGATCGCTCGAGCAAATCGATCAGGTCACGCTTCATCTCAAGCACTATTGGAGAGTCACGCACGGGTTGGTGAATCTCGAGAAGCAGATGCAGGAGGGACTGTTCCCTGTCAGCGCGCATCTTTATGTAACGATTGTCGATCGCAATGGCTGGGTAGCGACAAGTACACTCGACAGCAGCGGCAGCCAGAATATTTCCGGGCGCGATTATTTCCAGTTCCACAAATCCGGACTTGCCGGCGGTTTGCTGATCAGTGAGCCTGCTCTCGGCCGCCGATACGGCAAGACGGTAATTCGCTTCTCGCGCCGCCTCGATACCGCCGACGGATCGTTCGATGGCATTGTTCTGGTGGCGGTCGAACCAATCTACCTGGCCTCGTTCACTGATGAGTCAGGCCTTGGGAAAAGCGATTTTCTTTCGGTTGGAAGGAGCGACGGCTCCTTTCTTGCATCCAAGATGGGCGCGGGCATCCGCTCCATGGAAAACGTGTTTCGCACGCCTCCCGTGTTCGGCAGCGACAAGGATGTCGTCGCGATGAAGAGGGAGAACTTCATCGATGATCAAGCCCGTATCGTCGCTTGGCAGAAACTGAAAAACTACCCGCTCGTGTCTACCGTAGGAATATCCGAGGAGGGCATTCAGGCTTCCTACAAGGAAAGAGCGAAATACTATTGGAGCCTTGCCATCGCAGGCAGTGTGCTGCTTCTCCTGCTGGCTGCGAGCGGTATCGTGGTGACGACCCGGCTGGCATGGCGAAAGCGCCAGACCGAAAAAATCGAACGTACATACCGCCTTGCCACCGACGGCGCGCGTGAAGGTTTCTATATTGTGCGGACGCTCTACGATGAGGAAGAACGTGTAGTCGATTTCCTTGTGGAAGATTGCAATGAGCGCGGCGCGACGTATTACGGCATGCTCAGGACGCAGCTCATCGGGAAGAAATTCTCGGAGATGCCGTTCGGTTCCTACCTGTCCGAAGTCGTGAGAATTTTTTCCGGTGCAATGCAAACCGGCTTTTATGAAGACGAGTTGAAGGTGCCGGCCGAGAGTCCTCTGCAGGTCGCCTGGGTCCACCGCCGCCTGGTGCGTTCCGGCGACGGCCTTGCTGTCACGCTGCGTGACATTTCCGACATGAAGGCACATGAGGAAGCCTTGTCGCGTCTGGCAAACATGGACGCCGTCACCGCGCTGCCCAATCGTCACTGGCTGATGAACCACCTTCCGACCGCCGTCATGCGTGCACGCGAAAGCGGTGCAACGCTGGCAATGCTTTTCGTGGACCTCGACGACTTCAAGAACATCAACGACACGATGGGCCATGCGGCCGGCGACGAGTTGCTGCGCGCAGCGGCAGCGCGCCTGCGCTCCGTGATCCGTCCGCAGGACAACGTGGTGCGTCTCGGCGGGGACGAGTTCACTGTCATCCTGGAACGCGTGGAGAGCAGCAGCGACGCGGCGCGCGTGGCCGAGCGCATCATCTCGTCGCTGGATACGCCGTTCGTGCTGGCGGATGCCAGCCTGCACGCCGTGAAGGCATCGATAGGCATCAGCATGTTTCCGCATGACGGCGGCGACGGTGAAACATTGCTCAAGCATGCCGACATCGCGATGTATGCGGCAAAAGCGAACGGCAAGGGGCAATACGAGTTCTACCGCCCGCAGCTCTCCGAGCGACTCGTGGTCCGGCTGGACAGGGAGCAGGCGCTGCGCAAGGCGATCGAACTCGACGAATTCGTGCTGTTTTATCAGCCGCGTGTCGATACCTTTACCGGCGAGTTGCGCAGCCTTGAAGCGTTGGTGCGCTGGATGCATCCGGAGCGCGGACTGGTGCCGCCGCAGGAGTTCATCCCGATGGCGGAAGAGACCGGGCTGATTGTGCAGCTCGGCGAACTGGTCATCAGAAAGGCCTGCGCGCAATTGGCACAATGGCGCAGGCAGCATCTGCCGGTGGTTCCGGTGTCGATCAATGTGTCGCCGAGGCAGTTCAATGAAGGCAACCTGAGCGCATTGTTCTCCGCCTGCATGAGCGAGCAGGATATCGCGCCGTCGCTGATCGAAATCGAGATCACCGAATCGTGCATGATCGGGGAGGGCAATGCCGTCAACGAGGAACTTTCAGCGATCGAGGCGCTTGGCATCAAACTGCTGGTCGACGATTTCGGCACCGGTTATTCTTCGCTCTCGCATCTGCAACGGCTCGACTTTGACATCCTGAAGGTCGATCGCGCCTTCACCGCGCAGCTGTGCAACGGCAAGGAAGGCGAGGCGTTCTTCATGGCGATCCTGTCGATGGCGCACGTGCTCGGCATGGGGGTGGTCGCCGAAGGCGTGGAAACGGCGGAGCAACTGCACGTGCTGCAAGCGTTGTCGTGCAATGAAGTGCAGGGCTATTTCATTTCGCGTCCGGTGCCGGCAAGCGAAGTACCGGACTTCTTTGCCAGACGCTATCTGTTCCATGCCGAGCATCGCTCGCCGCTGCATGCCGTTTGA
- a CDS encoding CHASE domain-containing protein gives MRISSRFVKSLLTSAGWWAGVATSIILYLIAAETVSEMTEAEFDYRSRNIQTTIQSRVQAYIDVLRGTSALFDTSDSISRAQFHAYVSKLDLAQSFPGIRNLNFATHVTASEKKTFEAAVQADTGIAPAGHPEFAIHPGDVRPDYHVLTFIEPFDGNRVFLGFNIGSNTLAANALAVSRDSGQMSFSGRLTTIPGPGEHIGVSIRMPLYRRGMSLDATEERRAAYYGTVGARIDIPSLMLGAIDKDALGQMRLRIYDIGDVGNRRASGTTDPDRLLFDSDTEPAEETSEAVFTKRISMTFGPRFWEIEFVTRKAALLNGFNSYVPWLVLIGCLLSSLLLYSIYYFFMATHRRANELANEMTKGLRASEARLAEAQHMAHLGSWILEPGSGRMNWSVETYHIFGLNVSAGPEYANFLYRIHDNDRQRIQRGMENAIATADEFSAEHRIVQRDGTLRWVRTICRAGHDDHTTLLRGTIMDITEHKHMVEELKRSHELLRDLTSYQDRIKEDERKRIAREIHDELGQTLLALRIDVSMLDARTGKSHPRLNTRVREALLHIDATVKTIRTIINNLRPAVLDLGLAAAIEWQVADFGRRTGIACSLTMDHGDFNVDNAIATTLFRILQESLTNVIRHANATRVAIELRRECDRLVMRIEDNGIGMRRKSPRAANAFGLVGIEERVLALDGEFSIDSAPGRGTTLSILIPLPQSEHDESERCDGDQATLFHLD, from the coding sequence ATGCGGATTTCAAGTAGATTTGTCAAATCCCTGCTTACCTCGGCCGGATGGTGGGCGGGCGTTGCGACATCCATCATTCTTTATCTGATTGCGGCCGAGACGGTCAGTGAAATGACCGAAGCGGAGTTCGACTACCGCAGCCGGAACATTCAAACCACCATCCAGTCTCGCGTGCAGGCTTATATCGATGTCTTGCGCGGGACATCGGCCCTCTTCGACACCAGCGACAGCATTTCACGCGCCCAGTTTCACGCCTATGTCAGCAAGCTCGACCTCGCGCAGAGCTTCCCGGGAATCAGAAACCTGAACTTCGCGACTCATGTCACGGCGAGCGAGAAAAAGACATTTGAAGCCGCCGTACAAGCGGATACCGGCATTGCACCTGCCGGCCATCCCGAATTCGCGATCCATCCGGGCGATGTGCGGCCCGACTATCATGTACTGACATTTATTGAACCGTTCGACGGCAATCGCGTCTTTCTGGGTTTCAACATTGGATCGAACACTTTGGCAGCCAATGCGCTCGCCGTTTCGCGTGACAGCGGGCAAATGTCTTTTTCCGGCAGGTTGACGACAATTCCGGGGCCCGGAGAACATATCGGAGTATCGATTCGAATGCCGCTCTACCGACGCGGAATGTCGCTCGACGCGACGGAAGAAAGACGAGCGGCATATTACGGAACGGTCGGCGCGAGAATCGACATTCCCAGCCTGATGCTGGGCGCCATTGACAAGGACGCGCTTGGGCAAATGCGGCTGAGAATTTATGACATCGGCGACGTCGGCAACCGACGCGCATCGGGAACAACAGACCCCGACCGCTTGTTATTCGACAGCGATACCGAACCGGCCGAGGAGACATCCGAAGCGGTGTTCACGAAGCGAATTTCGATGACGTTCGGTCCCCGATTCTGGGAGATCGAATTCGTCACCCGCAAGGCGGCCTTGCTGAATGGCTTCAACTCATACGTTCCGTGGCTCGTGCTGATCGGCTGCCTGCTGTCATCGCTTCTGCTGTACTCGATCTATTACTTTTTCATGGCCACGCACCGGCGCGCCAACGAGCTCGCCAATGAAATGACGAAAGGCTTGCGCGCCAGCGAGGCAAGGCTTGCGGAGGCGCAGCACATGGCGCACTTGGGCAGCTGGATTCTGGAGCCCGGATCCGGAAGAATGAACTGGTCGGTCGAGACGTACCATATCTTCGGTCTGAATGTGAGCGCAGGCCCGGAGTATGCAAACTTCCTTTACCGTATCCATGACAACGACAGGCAGCGCATTCAACGGGGGATGGAGAATGCAATTGCCACTGCGGATGAATTCAGCGCCGAACATCGGATTGTGCAACGCGACGGCACGCTGCGCTGGGTGCGAACGATTTGCCGAGCCGGTCATGACGATCACACCACACTGCTGCGCGGCACGATCATGGACATCACCGAGCACAAGCACATGGTCGAGGAACTGAAGCGCTCGCACGAACTTCTTCGCGACTTGACCTCCTATCAGGACAGGATCAAGGAGGACGAGCGCAAGCGCATCGCGCGTGAAATCCACGACGAACTCGGGCAAACCCTGCTGGCGCTGCGCATCGATGTCTCCATGCTCGACGCCCGTACCGGGAAGTCGCATCCCAGGCTCAACACCAGGGTGCGCGAGGCACTGCTGCACATCGATGCCACGGTCAAGACCATCCGGACCATCATCAACAATCTGCGTCCTGCCGTGCTGGATCTCGGACTTGCCGCAGCGATCGAGTGGCAGGTGGCGGATTTCGGCCGCCGTACCGGCATCGCATGCAGCCTGACGATGGACCATGGTGATTTCAACGTGGACAATGCGATCGCCACCACCCTTTTCCGCATCCTGCAGGAGTCGCTCACCAACGTCATCCGGCACGCCAACGCCACGCGTGTTGCCATCGAGCTGCGCAGGGAGTGCGACCGGCTCGTGATGCGCATCGAAGACAACGGCATAGGCATGCGCCGCAAGTCGCCAAGGGCGGCAAATGCTTTCGGATTGGTAGGCATCGAGGAGCGCGTGCTCGCCCTGGACGGGGAATTCTCGATCGACAGCGCGCCAGGGCGCGGCACGACGCTGTCCATCCTCATCCCTTTACCGCAGTCGGAGCACGACGAATCCGAAAGATGTGATGGGGACCAGGCAACCCTGTTTCATCTCGACTGA
- a CDS encoding cold-shock protein, protein MATGTVKWFNDSKGFGFITPDEGGEDLFAHFSAIQSSGFKTLKENQRVTFEVTTGPKGKQASNIQPA, encoded by the coding sequence ATGGCAACAGGTACCGTAAAGTGGTTTAACGATTCCAAGGGTTTTGGTTTTATTACTCCGGATGAAGGCGGCGAAGATTTGTTCGCACACTTCTCCGCAATCCAAAGCAGCGGCTTCAAGACCTTGAAGGAAAATCAGCGCGTTACTTTCGAAGTGACGACTGGCCCGAAAGGCAAGCAGGCTTCCAACATTCAGCCCGCGTAA